Genomic window (Argopecten irradians isolate NY chromosome 2, Ai_NY, whole genome shotgun sequence):
tatGTATACACCTGAATGTCTATTGTCGCCCAATCTTTACAGTTCAGAACTCGTCTCTTTTGGAACCAAAACATTGCAATGCCTACATGATGGTAATAGTGACTGATAGATCAATAGGTTAAACTCCAATAGAAATGTTATCAATTGTCACTGGGAGCGTTCTGAAAAATGACAGTCAATTTTGAACACTTAGTTTTAGAAAGAGGAATATTTTGAACAGTCAGCAAATCAACGTTTCAAAggaaaattatcaatttcagtAGAACGTCGATTTGCTGTGCACTATTTGCGAACATAATCTCCCGTTTTTGAAGCCAATGTAAATGAATATTGCAAAGGATGTGAGTGATAGTAGTACGATAGCGGCTGTGAGTTTTAGGTGATATTAGGGCAATGATATGCCCAATCAATACCAGGCCACTACCCTGCACCACGTTGTGGAGTGCACACGTGAAATCGATGTCTGTACGATGACGCTTCAGAAGCTTAAAGATGTCGATTGCATCCATGTCAGATCGTTAATCAGTTGAAATGTCATCATGCGAATTGTTTATGTGGGTGAGAAAGATAAGGTTTTATCCGTTTCAGACATACAAAGTAGCTAAGCACACATGAGATCCGAATTCATTAAAAAGAGAATTCACAAATGTAAACCGCTACGTCTCGTGCATTATTTTGCCGAgacaataaatatttgatgGTCAATGTGATCGTTACATATGAAACTGGACGGGGTGTCCAGGTGCCGCCAGACGGGTTCGAACCCGCGATCACGGACTTACCGGTCCaccgctctaccgactgagctaaagggaaatccCCCTAAAGCGAAGCTAGAAGGCGACCgtattattatttacaattaaaacctgctacacaTATGTCAAGATAGGTCAGTTGCCATGTACAATCAGAAATTAAGAAATGCACAGTGCACATAAAAGTTATTTGGTTACTACCCTCTGACATCAATTTTGGACGCGAACTTATGAACACAAtgttttgttgttggtttttttgaGTAAATAACAAAACCAGGAAGTATCaattactggtttatttatAATCTGTCAATACGTTCAGACAAATGACAAAAAGGCATAATGGAAGCGAACGTTTGTTTTGTATCCCTACATGAATGCACCGACATTGTACTTATTACATATAGAAAGAATAGGTCGTGTTCATATATGACTAACAATTAACGCGTACCGCAGCTTCCCAAAcataaattcaaattattttattggaTTACGTTTTTCAACTTATTTCCACAAATGATGATAATCTCCTACAAATATGATTGACATACAGGACACTGCACCCATACAGTGGAGAATGGACACAAACATGGCTTACATAGAATCGTATACTTGAATGATTTACCTGTCAACAGGACACCAGGCCCAATCAACCATACGACCGTGTGCTTAGTAGGAAGAACAATGCATCATTGAAAGGGGTAAAAAGAAAACGGATTAACCGGAAAAAAACCCTACTATATTAGCTTTGACATGAAGTTCCCTGGCTTTAACGAGACGATCTGGCATAGGAGTCATTATAGAGATATACCGATCTATTAAAATAGCCGTGGTCAGTCCAATAAGGAAACGTATTGTTATCCCGAGGTCGCGACACAAAACGGTCCACTCCGACAACAAATGGGGGATACTTGAACGTGAGTATAAGCTTTAAGGCGTGACCGGGTACACACCAATAACAAAGAACGGGAGTTCAAACGATGTCAAAAATGACTGAAAACTATCACAGTCCTTATCACGATGATGATAGATAGTAATCACATTCTAAATACTAAAATTAATCTAGTCTGTGGTCAAACGAAATGATTCAATGATAGGATCATTTGCAGGTTCAGGGACACAAGAAactgttttctttattttgttggCATTACTTTTTATGGGTCATTTAGAAGTCAAAATAAGGAATTTTGtagtattttttaaaagtgcTGATATATAatcatgggttactatcactgccgtagTATCGAGAATGGGGGTTACTATCGCCATTGTAAAATCGTCAATTTGATTTTCAGTACATAATATGATTGAAtcactttttgtttattttgtttatccgAAAATCATTTATCAGTATACTCCACTTTGTCAATACTTTTATATACCTGAAATCAGGGTTTCGTGCTAAGTATGTCATAATTTCCATAAACTAATGGTGGCTGATATGTGCCATTTCGTTATTTCGTTATTTCGCCTTACAAAGGCGATAATcatcgtcttttcgccccgctAATCATCTATAATCGATAGATTATAATAAGATTATAGACGATAATCATCAAATGTCCGGACAACTCCTCCTATACTACTAATACGATTTCAATTAAATTTGGCAGTATTGTttgggaccatgtgtagatgtgcatgCAGTTTTTGTTTGTCGATATTTTGGTTGCTTTTGTAATCGGGTTACTATGCACAGGTTCCAAAATGTGTCCGAGCAACTCCTTCTAAACTActgtatttatttcaataaaacttgGCTGTAACGTGTGGGACAATGTGTAGACATGAATGCAGTTTCATGcatctttttatattttggttgcaATGttaaccaggtcactatacacaggtttcCCAACAACTCCAACTAAACCACAAAATCAATGAAACTTGACAGATTTGGGATTGTGTCAATATTTTAGTTGTAATCGTAACCAATATACACGGGTTCTTTATCCGGACAACTTGTAAATTTCCTATgaccatgatattttttttcaagaacaaGTCAGACACTTCTGCACTTATATCTGCGCATGTCAATGCGGAAGGCGAAATAACGATGATTATCGTCTTTTCGCGCGCGGGGCGAAGGCGAAATAACGATGATTATCGCCTTTCGCGCGCGGGGCGAAGGCGAAAAGATGAAGATTATCGGATTGAAAAACGATAAACAGCGGGGCGAAATATTTCGcgtcgctaattagcgactgAAATAATTTCGTTATTTCGTTCTGGCGCTGCGAAAAGACGATGATTagcggggcgaaaagacgatgATTATCGCCTTTGTAAGGCGAAAtaacgaaatggcacaaatcagccaccatagtctgacttgttcttgaaaaaaatatcatggtcATAGGAAATTTACAAGTTGTCCGGATAAAGAACCCGTGTATATTGACCTGGTTACGATTACAAGTAAAATATTGACACAATCCCAAATCTGTCAAGTTTCATTGATCTTGTGGTTTAGTTGGAGTTGTTGGgaaacctgtgtatagtgacctggttaaCATtgcaaccaaaatataaaaagatgCATGAAACTGCATTCATGTCTACACATTGTCCCACACATTACagccaagtttcattgaaataaatacagTAGTTTAGAAGGAGTTGTTCGGACACATTTTGGAACCTGTGCATAGTAACCCGATTACAAAAGCAACCAAAATATCGACAAACAAAAACTGcatgcacatctacacatggtcccaaACAATACTGCCAAATTTAGTTGAAATCGGATTAGTAGTATAGGAGGAGTTGTCCGGACATTTTTTAtactgacagacagacggacggacggacagacagacaagctgattccagtataccacCCTATTTTCGTTACGGGGGTTATGAAAAGACATCACAGAAACTTAACTTAGGGACAGTTGGGCAACActcatatatatgtagatgtaatatatatatatagttctaTTCTGTGTAaattgtggtcatttttgtGATGAAATcaacacaatatatatgtatagtgagGCCTTTTTAAAAAGAGGTTCAATAAAACTCAATAAAATCTTAATTAGTCTAATGTATTAGAATTAATGAACCAGTAATCAACTTCATATAACCAGGACAGTAgtggatatatataattacttactAAACACTTACTCAGAAATCAACAACAATTTCCAATACTCTTATGTATGAATAAACGTACCTGCAAAAACAGGCGGGCGAGGCGAAGGCGAAATAACGAAGTTTATCGTTTTTTCGCGCGCGGGGCGAAGGCGAAATAACGATGATTATCGTCTTTTCGCGCGCGGGGCGAAGGCGAAAAAACGAAGATTATCGTCTTTTCGCGCGCGGGGCGAAGGCGAAAAAACGAAGATTAGCGGATTGAAAAACGATAAACAGCGGGGCGAAATATTTCGcgtcgctaattagcgactgAAATAATTTCGTTATTTCGTTCTGGCGCTGCGAAAAGACGATGATTagcggggcgaaaagacgatgATTATCGCCTTTGTAAGGCAAAATAACGAAATAACGAAATGGCACATATCAGCCACCATATAAACTGATAATAGTGGAGAAAAATAGGCTAGCTCTCGTAGGGTGCTTGATATATCATAAATGAAGTAGTGTCTTTGTGTCTACGGTACAGACCGTTATATAGGTATGGTCAGGCCTATAGTCTAACAAGAGTTGTATACCGTTGATTAACACCATTTAATTAACCAGGCGGGTTGAGCAACTTTCGCTGTCGATCATTTTTATAAAAGGTATTGTTAAGCATTATTAAATCCGATTGCCTTTTGAAATCTCGTTATGTCGGAATATCTTCAGCCATGTCCTTATGTCGAGATGTCTACATTCAAACTTCGTTATGTCAGGGTATCTACATCAAAACCTCGTTATGTCGGAGTATCTACATCCAAACCTCGTTATGTCGGAGTATCAACATTCAAACCTCGTTATGTTGGAGTGTCTACAACCAAACCTCGTTATGTCGTGGTATCTACGTCCAAACTTCGTTACGTCGTGGTTGCTACATCCAAACTTCGTTTTGTCAGGCTATCTACATCAAAACCTCGTTATGTCGGGGAATCTACATCCAAACTTCGTTATGTCAGGGTATCTACACCTAAACCCCGTTATGTCGGGGAATCTACATCCAAACCTCGTTATGTCAGGGTATCTATACCTAAACCCCGTTATGTCAGGGTATCTACATCCAAACTTCGTTGTGACAGGGTATCAATATAGACAAACTTCGTTGTGTCGGGGTATCTACAGCCAAACCTCGTTATTTCGGGGTATCTACATCCAAACTATTTAGTTTACATCCAAACTTCGTTATGTCAGGGTATCTACATCCAAACTTCGTTGTGTCGGAGTATCTACATGAAAACTTCGTTATGTCGGGGTATCTGCAGCAAAACCTCGTTATATCGGGGTATCTACATCCAAACTATGTAGTTTACATCCACACTTCGTTATGTCTGGGTATCTACATCCAAACTTCGTTGCGTCGCGGTGTCTACATCCAAACTTCGTTACATAATGGTATCTATAACCAAACCCCGTTATGTCGAGGAGTCTACATCCAACCCTCGTTATGTCAGGGTATCTACATCCAAACTTCGTTGTGACGGGGTATCTACATTAACACTTCGTAATGTCGGGGTATCTACAGCCAAACCTCGTTATTTCGGGGTATCTACATCCAAACTATTTAGTTTACATCCAAACTTCGTTATGTCGGGGTATCTACACCCAAACTTCGTTGTTTCGCGGTGTCTACATACAAACTTCGTTATGTCAGGGTATCTGCAGCAAAACCTCGTTATATCGGGGTAGCTACATCCAAACTATGTAGTTTACATCAAAACTTCGTTATGTCGGGTATCTACATCCAAACTTCGTTGTGTCGCGGTGTCTACATCCAAACTTCGTTACATCGTGGTGTCTACAACCAAACCCCGTTATGTCGAGGAGTCTACATCCAACCCTCGTTATGTCGGAGTATCTACATCCAAACTATTTAGTTTACACCCAAACTTCGTTATGTCAGATTATCTACATCCAAACTTCGTTGTGTCGGGTATCTACATACAAACTTCATTATGTCGGGGTTTATGCAGCCAAACCTCGTTATATCGGGGTATCTACATCCAAACTATGTAGTTCACATCCAAACTTCGTTATGTCGGGGTATCTACATCCAAACTTCGTTGTTTCGCGGTGTCTACATCCAAACTTTGTTATGTCGAGGTATCTACAACCAAACCCCGCTATGTTGCGGTGTCTACACTCAAACCTCGTTATGTCAGGGTATCTACACCTAAACCCCGTTATGTTGGGGTGTCTACAACCAAACCCCGTTATGTTGAGGTGTCTACATCCAACTCTCAATGTCAGGGTATATACATCCAAACTTCGTTGTGTCGGGGTATATACATCCAAACTTCGTTGTGTCGGGGTATTTACATACAAATTTCGTTATGTCGGGGTATCTACAGCTAAACCTCGTTATGTCGGGGTATCTACATCTCATCTTCGTTCAGTCAGGGTATCTGCATCCAAACCTCTTTATGTCAGGGTGTCTACAACCAAACCCCGTTATGTCGGGGTATCTACATCCCATCGTCGTTCAGTCAGGGTATCTGCATCCAAAAATCTTTATGTCGGTGTGTCTACAACCAAACCCCGTTATGTCGGGGTATCTACATCCCATCGTCGTTCAGTCAAGGAATATGCATCCAAACCTCTTTATGTTGGGGTGTCTACAACCAAACCCCGCTATGTCAAGATGTCTACTTCTAACCCTCGTTATGTCAGGGTATCTTCATCCAATCCTCGTAATGTCAGAGTATCTACATCCAAACCTCATAATTCTAAGTCGTAATGATGCATTCCAGATAATCCCTGACGACCAGAGCATTACGATAGCTTTTACCTTTACTGATAGCACCTATTTAGTTTAATGTAGCTCCTTTTATGGTCATTGGCGTGCCCATATTGTTATGTCAGCACTACAGTGTTAATGTGTTACACCCCCAGTCTGTTGTTCTACATTTACTTACACTGACATTACACAAACAATGGAATATGTTTTACATAAAACTGACAGTTTGAGCCCCtatgtaataatgttgtctttAGTGACAGGATCTTCCAGTTTGGGCGTACAGTTCAAAAAGGGCCACATAACGAAACAACCAGTGCTAATTTTATCGATAAACAATGGCCGTctgacaaataaaaaatatgaagaatTAATTAAGAAGCGTctgacaaataaaaaatatgaggTAATCAAGGGGCGTCTGACAAATCAaaaatttgaagtattaaagAAGCGTCTGAAAAGTAAcaaatataaagtataatgGGGCGTCTGAAAAATCAcaaatataaagtataatgGGGCGTCTGAAAAGTAAcaaatataaagtataatgGGGCGTCTGAAAAGTAAcaaatataaagtataatgGGGCGTCTGAAAAGTAAcaaatataaagtataatgGGGCGTCTGAAAAGTAACAAATATAAAGTATAAAGGGGCATGTGTTTCAAAGCAAAAAGTCTCATAGCTTCATCGATAAACACATTAAAATTCCGCAACTCCAATATGTGTCTGTTAACCCAGGACTATGTGGTAGTTCGTAAAATGTTCTCCATGACTGGTTGACTGTTGGCTTTGATCTTTAAGAGATTGTGTTGGTAATTCGCTGTGCTTTCTATAGTGAAATGTTGGTTTTCTGTCTCTAAGATACTGGGTGGGTTGGATGATCTGACTTAATGTCAATCAATAGTCATCATTTGAGGAGATCTCCCCTGTGTGGAATTGTTATGTGTGTAAAtgtgttcgtgttgtgtttccttgtaatgGCGGGACCCTTAcctttatagtgttatctcactgaaacatgccatcaaagataccgaacaacacacaccacccggtcacattatactgacaaagacaccgaacaacacaccccacccggtcacattatactgacaaagataccgaacaacacaccccacccggtcacattatactgacaaagataccgaacaacacaccccacccggtcacattatactgacaaagataccgaacaacacaccccaccggtcacattatactgacaaagataccgaacaacacaccccacccggtcacattatactgacaaagataccgaacaacacaccccacccggtcacattatactgacaaagataccgaacaacacaccccacccggtcacattatactgacaaagataccgaacaacacaccccaccagtcacattataccgacaaagataccgaacaacacaccccacccggtcacattatactgacaaagataccgaacaacacaccccacccggtcacattatactgacaaagatacgaACAACACACCCCCCGTCAcatatactgacaaagataccgaacaacacaccccacccggtcacattatactgacaaagataccgaacaacacaccccacccggtcacattatactgacaaagataccgaacaacacaccccacccggtcacattatactgacaaagataccgaacaacacaccccacccggtcacattatactgacaaagataccgaacaacacaccccacccggtcaacattatactgacaaagataccgaacaacacaccccacccggtcacattatactgacaaagacactgAACTggaccgaacaacacaccccacccggtcacattatactgacaaagataccgaacaacacaccccacccggtcacattatactgacaaagacaccgaacaacacaccccacccggtcacattatactgacaaagacaccgaacaacacaccccacccggtcacattatactgacaaagataccgaacaacacaccccacccggtcacattatactgacaaagataccgaacaacacacccacccggtcacattatactgacaaagatacgaACAAacaccccaccggtcacattatactgacaaagataccgaacaacacacccaccggtcacattatactgacaaagataccgaacaacacaccccaccggtcacattatactgacaaagataccgaacaacacaccccaccggtcacattatactgacaaag
Coding sequences:
- the LOC138316792 gene encoding adhesive plaque matrix protein-like; translation: MSEYLQPCPYVEMSTFKLRYVRVSTSKPRYVGVSTSKPRYVGVSTFKPRYVGVSTTKPRYVVVSTSKLRYVVVATSKLRFVRLSTSKPRYVGESTSKLRYVRVSTPKPRYVGESTSKPRYVRIIYIQTSLCRVSTYKLHYVGVYAAKPRYIGVSTSKLCSSHPNFVMSGYLHPNFVVSRCLHPNFVMSRYLQPNPAMLRCLHSNLVMSGYLHLNPVMLGCLQPNPVMLRCLHPTLNVRVYTSKLRCVGVYTSKLRCVGVFTYKFRYVGVSTAKPRYVGVSTSHLRSVRVSASKPLYVRVSTTKPRYVGVSTSHRRSVRVSASKNLYVGVSTTKPRYVGVSTSHRRSVKEYASKPLYVGVSTTKPRYVKMSTSNPRYVRVSSSNPRNVRVSTSKPHNSKS